A portion of the Synechococcales cyanobacterium CNB genome contains these proteins:
- a CDS encoding ROK family protein: MSRPGPIVGIDLGGTNMQIGVVTRDDHAAGVRIVGRCRRKTKADEGMESVLARVAEGVDRACADAGITRGDLEAVGIGAPGAVEPSAGVVLEAVNLRWDNVPLAGLLAERLGVPIIVDNDVNAAVWGEFVAGAGRGVTDLLGVWVGTGIGGGLVLGGRLHYGHFLTAGEIGHMHVLPTNPPGQRTLEHNCSRSAVVERIVRLVRSNRKSMVTELVQGDFDKIRSKTIAEAYAAGDSLVREVVDDSADLLGAHVGGIVTLLALPRVVLGGGLTEAVGSPYVARVRDAVRRVAFPDKCKAVDVVASELLDDAGIIGAALLAAEKIDGQAAAKRQSGRATV; this comes from the coding sequence ATGAGCAGGCCCGGACCCATCGTCGGCATCGACCTCGGCGGCACGAACATGCAGATCGGCGTCGTGACCCGCGACGACCATGCCGCCGGCGTGCGCATCGTCGGACGCTGCCGGCGAAAAACCAAGGCCGACGAGGGGATGGAGAGCGTGCTCGCCAGAGTCGCCGAGGGCGTCGACCGCGCCTGCGCCGACGCGGGCATCACGCGCGGCGACCTCGAAGCCGTTGGGATCGGCGCGCCCGGCGCGGTCGAGCCTTCCGCGGGCGTCGTCCTCGAAGCCGTCAACCTGCGCTGGGACAACGTGCCCCTCGCGGGCCTGCTCGCCGAGCGTCTCGGCGTCCCCATCATCGTCGACAACGACGTCAACGCCGCGGTCTGGGGAGAGTTCGTCGCCGGCGCGGGCCGCGGCGTCACCGACCTCCTCGGCGTCTGGGTCGGCACCGGCATCGGCGGCGGGCTTGTCCTCGGCGGACGACTCCACTACGGCCACTTCCTCACCGCGGGCGAGATCGGCCACATGCACGTCCTCCCCACAAACCCACCCGGACAACGAACGCTCGAACACAACTGCTCACGCTCCGCAGTCGTCGAACGGATCGTGCGCCTCGTACGCAGCAACCGAAAATCCATGGTCACCGAACTCGTCCAGGGCGACTTCGACAAGATCCGCTCCAAGACCATCGCTGAGGCATACGCCGCCGGCGACTCACTCGTCCGAGAGGTCGTCGACGACTCCGCCGACCTCCTCGGCGCCCACGTCGGCGGCATCGTCACCCTCCTCGCCCTGCCGCGCGTCGTGCTCGGGGGGGGGCTGACCGAAGCCGTCGGGTCCCCCTACGTCGCCCGCGTGCGCGACGCCGTCCGCCGCGTGGCATTCCCCGACAAGTGCAAGGCCGTCGACGTCGTCGCCAGCGAACTGCTCGACGACGCAGGCATCATCGGCGCCGCCCTGCTGGCGGCGGAAAAGATCGACGGACAGGCTGCCGCGAAGCGGCAGAGCGGAAGAGCGACGGTGTGA
- a CDS encoding LEA type 2 family protein, which yields MKSHPIVLSLVSLLACIGPGGCSGARAPSLSVSEVRVVERTSEGVAVEFVLDAENPNRVELPLRQVFYSLTVDDRRVFTGERSAEATLRRDGTQQIRLPAVVPLRTGEGMLRGVHAYRLQGTMRYVTPGAFAEAMFEAGLNRPSVSFSDSGTIDFGE from the coding sequence GTGAAGAGCCACCCGATCGTGTTGTCTCTGGTCAGCCTGCTCGCGTGCATCGGGCCGGGGGGCTGCTCCGGCGCTCGTGCGCCGTCGCTCTCGGTGAGCGAGGTTCGCGTGGTCGAGCGTACGAGCGAGGGGGTTGCGGTCGAGTTCGTGCTTGACGCGGAGAACCCGAACCGGGTGGAGCTGCCGCTGCGGCAGGTGTTCTACTCGCTGACAGTGGACGACCGGCGTGTCTTCACCGGCGAGCGATCGGCAGAGGCGACGCTGCGGCGTGACGGGACGCAGCAGATTCGGCTTCCGGCGGTGGTCCCGCTGCGGACGGGCGAAGGGATGCTGCGCGGCGTCCACGCGTATCGCCTGCAGGGCACGATGCGCTACGTGACGCCCGGGGCGTTCGCGGAGGCGATGTTCGAGGCGGGGCTGAACCGTCCGAGCGTTTCGTTCTCTGACAGCGGGACGATCGACTTCGGTGAGTGA